The proteins below are encoded in one region of Engraulis encrasicolus isolate BLACKSEA-1 chromosome 1, IST_EnEncr_1.0, whole genome shotgun sequence:
- the LOC134448874 gene encoding uncharacterized protein LOC134448874, with protein sequence MGTTDSRVAGQMELALANFLNNVLPSQYFDVAIDESLLRYSGTNSTDSLMEYYGDLQLEVKGLEGPFYNTLAKSLRGSSEVANAAGLGALVIAMILQVVFAAVKVLPGSNVASPMDISPCVLADEKTSGVLDPIQEYLKRQKRFFDDDRQLLLDSEWFERQLSLQLTVLRNSMLVHKQMSSCAVKHWVNGAAFHTQRMLLHTARLRKKIGPGTDGFENAKIAAGNAADSYHRDMVEILKQYREYMKPTFASDLYQHCLHFGYCPGFCAFSTDKRNVLKPKHRFTTVDELLNYIASHHQKFKEVQNYFSNLQTNLNVLANQEGVFKAV encoded by the exons ATGGGCACAACGGACTCTCGGGTCGCCGGGCAGATGGAGCTGGCTTTAGCCAACTTCCTCAACAACGTCCTCCCGTCACAGTACTTTGACGTGGCCATTGACGAGTCCCTGCTTCGGTACTCTGGGACCAACTCTACGGATAGCCTGATGGAGTACTATGGAGACCTACAGCTGGAGGTGAAGGGCCTTGAAGGTCCATTTTACAACACACTGGCTAAGTCCCTCAGGGGGTCCAGCGAGGTGGCAAACGCAGCAGGTCTGGGTGCATTGGTAATCGCCATGATCCTGCAGGTTGTCTTCGCTGCTGTAAAGGTCTTGCCGGGCAGCAACGTGGCGAGCCCGATGGACATATCGCCGTGCGTGCTTGCTGATGAGAAGACCTCTGGTGTCCTGGACCCGATTCAGGAGTACCTGAAACGTCAAAAAAGGTTTTTCGATGACGACCGCCAACTGCTCTTGGACTCAGAGTGGTTTGAAAGGCAGCTCAGCTTGCAGCTAACAGTATTGCGCAACTCCATGCTCGTGCATAAACAGATGAGTTCCTGCGCGGTGAAGCACTGGGTGAATGGCGCGGCCTTCCACACACAGagg ATGCTCCTCCATACTGCCAGGCTCAGGAAAAAAATTGGACCGGGGACTGACGGCTTTGAGAATGCCAAAATAGCTGCGGGCAATGCAGCAGACAGCTATCACCGGGACATGGTAGAAATACTAAAGCAATACAGGGAGTACATGAAGCCAACTTTCGCATCAGATTTATACCAGCACTGCCTTCATTTTGGCTACTGTCCTGGATTCTGTGCTTTCAGTACTGATAAACGAAACGTTCTTAAGCCTAAACATCGTTTTACTACGGTAGATGAACTTTTGAACTATATTGCTTCACACCATCAGAAATTTAAAGAAGTTCAAAACTACTTTTCCAACCTGCAGACGAATCTTAATGTTTTGGCCAACCAAGAAGGAGTCTTCAAAGCAGTTTAG